Genomic DNA from Euleptes europaea isolate rEulEur1 chromosome 14, rEulEur1.hap1, whole genome shotgun sequence:
TGCTTACCAAGAGATTTGTAAAAGAGTGAGGCTCCAAATGCCtctctctatctgctggagttTCACCCAGGTCTGCAGTGGCAGATGCCGCCTTCATCTTTAAAAACTCCCTGCATAGCCAGTGAAAgatagcaacttaaaaaaaaatgacagccCAAAATTGAGAACTTTAAGGAATATATCAGATGTTGGTGAGTCGCAGTGCAATAGCTGACCTTGCTGAGACTCCTAAACAAACACAAAGCTGCGTCCAGTTACCtgggagaaagtggggggggggaggagactcCGGAAGCTCTGGCTTGCATTAAGACTTGACTGTAGACATACTACACAGTTGTTTGTTTAGTACCTGTCTGCAGTCAGCAAGCAGTTCTCGTATGTCAGACTGCTCCCTGCTGGGATAGCCACTCAAGGCCACCCCTTTCCAtcccttctttctctttgcaGGACTATCCTAAGCTCAGCCAGTCCTACTATTCCTTACTGGAAGTTCTCACCCAAGATCACATGAACTTTATAGCTAGCCTGGAGCCTCACGTAATCATGTATATTCTTTCTTCCATTTCGGAAGGTCTCACGGCACTAGGTGAGtgtttgtattcttttttttttcttttccctcagTGTGTCTGAGCACAGCAAAGGCTCCAGGGAACCCTGAAAACTCAAACAGCAGTGTTGAGGTGGGACAGCTGGAGAAGTATAGGAAGGGCAACAGCACCAGAGTAATGGAATCTTGCTGTATGTGGGCCTCTCTCTAGCTTTCCCAGTTTAGAAGCATTAACACCATGTGGCTGTGCTGCAGAAGCTCAAGCCTGCCAGTGGCACCCAGATCCTGGCTATTTGTGGCACACAGTGAtctgaaacatttaaaaatacatttcataTATTGCCTTCTCAAGGTACTAAACACTAAAATCCAGCAACATTAGAAAAGACAATAAAACCCATTGCAAGAAAGCTTAAaacaagactttttaaaaagcagcagtaaTAGTAACACGTTGTCAGCAGCAAGAACCCAAACAAAAAGCAGCAAATTTGGGGGAGGAAAAAATGTACTTATACAGCAACAGAACAACCCGAGCAGTCTGCAGATGCCCGAGCAGAAGTAAGTTTAATCTGGCACTGAAAGTTCAACAAATTTgctgcagggaattccacaaacaAGGAAGTCCACAGAAAATGGAGTAGGGCTCCAGATGATGATTGCAACTGTTGGGCAGGCTGCTGTGGATTTGGTTTCTGGAAGAAGTTCTCCATTGCTTTGAAACTTCTCCATGTATGGTGGGTGGCACAGGCAGCACCATGGATTGGTATTATCCCCCCGCAAGCCAGCTTTTTCCTCAACCAGCCACCTTTGCTGGCTGACACGTGACTTACGTTGAAAGGCTGCTGTTTCCCATGGATATATTCACACTGGCTTTCTGTAACCTGGTCTAGTATATACTTCATAATGCTTGTGCAGCCAGCACCTAATACTGTGAGCTCCCTGGTGTGCAGCTGTTTTGAGATTTAGTGCTAAAATATCAGTACCTAAGTGTCATACCCCTTAACCCAATCTTCTTGCAGGTCCTTCATTTGCTACCATTTCTTCATCACCATCCCTCTCCATCTACCCAAAGGATTAACATTTTAGAAAAGATGGCTTTGTTCTGCAGCATTCCCTAACAGACCCCTCTTTCAGACTTGTTCCTTCTTAAACCACAAAACCCACCTCAGAATTCAAAGAATCACAGTTGTGAGAAGCGGGCATGCACAGAGGTGGATTGCAGCAGAGGTGTGCTGGTGCGGGCCTCACTTTAGATGAAGCTGCAGTGAGGTATTTGGTTGCCTTCACTGCATCTTTTAGCAAGGGTCCAGGAGGATGTGGTGGGTCCTAAGCATTCCCGGTCCTTTGTAATCCTGGAGTTATCCCACTCTGCCCCTCTTTCCTGTCCTTGTAGACACCATGGTTTGCACAGGCTGCTGCTCCTGCTTGGACCACATTGTCACCTATCTCTTCAAGCAGCTCTCGCGCAGCACCAAGAAGAGGACTGCCCCACTGACCCAGGAGAGTGATCGATTTCTGCACATCATGCAGCAGCACCCAGAGATGATCCAGCAGGTAAGGGCCAGGCAAGTAACGCTGGCTGGCTGCCGAGGAATGGTGATCTTTTGGGGGACCCCCATAGTATAGGTGCGGCCATGTGGCTGTCCAAGGCCATAGCGGATCAGTCTTACTAGGAGCCAGAAGTCTTGTCTGAGAGCATCACAAAATAACATTAATACCCACCCTTCATACACTTACCTGCCTACTTAtatgggtttttttcccattcttgTTCAGTGCATGCTTGAATGTGGAAGGTATTGTAATTGGCATATAAATAGATTTGCAATGCTGTATACAAACAAACCCTCTATAAGGCATCAATAAATCATAAGAGCACCAAGGAAAACTCTTAAGTGTGATATCCTCAGCAAGGGAATAGGTGTGTGGAAGCAGCGTTCAAGCTTTCATGTACAACCCTCTCACAGTGCTCATTCAAATGTTTTTTTATATGTTCAGGGATGCACATCCCCTTCACAGCTACCAGTTGCTAAGCATGACTAGCTACCAATGACTGGAGGCTTTTTCTTCATAAAACAGAATTCTTTCTTATAAATGAGCTGTGATATAGTAACTGACTTGATCTTGCCTGTGCATTCCAGATGCTGTCAACCGTGTTGAATATCATCATTTTTGAGGACTGCAGGAACCAGTGGTCCATGTCTCGGCCTCTGCTTGGTTTGATACTGCTCAATGAAAAGGTAAATCTTCCCCTGTGCCTCCCCCGTACATTTCTGACCTAGGCTTGAATCCTAAGCCTTGCTTCCACTCACGCAGCACCCTCCTCTGTGACAGAGGTGGTGGTGCACTGCAGAATGCATGCCTCTTGTACTAGGAGCTTCCATTCAGGTGAGACCAGTGTGTCTTGGTGAGCTGAAAATCACCTGGTGCCAGCGATACATGCTGCCCAGTGAAGGACCACCCCTGCTACAGCCAGAGAGTGGCAGAAACAAGGCTTAGAATCTAAGCTGTAGCTATGCCATACTGAGTGTTCTGGAGGTAATGTTTCCTTTCAGCACTCAGTCCTTCGATGGCTAACTTCATATgcctttctctttttcctcccccccattctgttttccagtatttttcagaCCTAAGGAACAGTATAGTGAACAGCCAGCCCCCTGAGAAACAGCAAGCCATGCATCTCTGCTTTGAGAACCTCATGGAGGGTATTGAACGCAATTTGCTCACCAAGAATCGTGATAGGTCAGTATCTCCCTTATGCCTCAGAGCAGCCTGCATCACTGCAAAGCACAAGAGTTAACACCTCTCCAGAATGCTTTGCAGGAGCCACAGCAACATTGGAGAGTCTGTTCTCCCAGAGCCTCTCTCGTAGAAGCAGTTGTGCTTAGAAATCATTTGAGGTGGTGAGCTGTGTAGAATTTCCTGGACAAGGATTTGACATGTCTGGAATTCTTATTTGAGGACGGAGCAAGGTGTTCTGCATGTACTCCACCTTACAAATGTTTGCACACAGTATTTAAAGCATTGTTCCTCTTTTTGTCGTACAAACCCATTTCATTGAAATAGACAAGCATTTCCTAGCAGGCAATGCCCTGAGCAGAGGAATTTATCATGATGCTAAAGGATCTAACAGCAAATTCCACAGTGCAGTCTAATGGAACTGAAAATGCATACCCTAGCAAAATTATTCTGAAAAATGAAGGAGATGAGGAAATATCAAGTTTTCTGATCTTAGAAGGAGAAACAATTATTGATACTATCAACTTTTCACAAGGCAAAAGGTAATGAGCAGATTTAGACATCCCCATTGTACAGAGCAGCAGCCTGGAGTTTTACACCTGCATGTCAACCGACGGAAAGATATGTCCAAAGCTAGAGATATTTTCCCAATTCTAAGAGCAATTCAGCAATGGGAGAATCTGCCTAGGGAGATGGTAGAAGACACCCATTCCAAAAAGGCCTGCAAGAACAGGTATCATTGGGAGCCACTttgtactaaatcagacccttggtttgtCTGTCTGAGTACTTTGTATTCTGACTGACAGCCACTCTCAAGTTTCAGACTGAGAAGGATCCTTTataaattggagatgccaggtattcaacctgggactttttacatgcaaagcatgtgatcTGTCAttgagccatgtcccctcccctaaATTTGCAGAGGTGTCAGGGCCAGAGGCAATCTTGAACCCACAATCTAAATGCTCCAAATGCTCCAAACTCCAATAAGAGGCCCTAATGCATGGACACTCTTTGAAGCAATTCCTTGACACCTACGTAATTTACCAACTGTTTATAGTTGGCATGATTATATGTCCAAAACAGATTTACAAAGAATCGGGAGTCTTTCAGAAAAGCTTAagggaaaaaagaatatgaaatgggatAGAAATAGTATGAACAGAAGCAGGTAACAGTAATTTTGGGCAGGGCCAAAAACACCCTGGGCATTGTAATCAAAACCACAATCTCATAACCATTAAAAATCGGTTTTGGAACTTAACTTCTTAATCATAAAGGCTAGAAACAGAGAAACTCCCAGAATTGCAGACGTAAGAACCCAGGCAACAATCAGATCTCTTTTGAGTAATTCCATAGGGAAACTTGTGACAGTGCAAGATCAGTCTGTCATTTTGTATCTCAAGGGCTTACTTCATAAATCCTAGAAGGGTTTGTGGTAGCCCATCTGTTGTGGACAGACTGGTTAAGAATCCAAGAACAAAAGCAAAgtctaataccttttattaggagcaGCCAAAATAACACAAACCTGCATGCAAGTTGTGTACACCATTTTGCTTAATCTTATAAAAGGCATTACGTGGCTTTTGGGTTTTCCTCTGAACCACCGCAACTACCTGCAATCTGTGATTAAGGAGTGGTTTCTTGCCTACACTGGGTCTTCCTAACACAGCTCTGGCTTGACTCCTTGGCAGGTTTACGCAGAACTTGTCTGCATTCCGTCGGGAGGTAAATGACTCTATGAAGAACTCCACCTATGGGGTAAACAGCAACGACATGATGAGCTGACGTCTCGTGAGAAGGCTCTCTCTGGCATGGGCCAGGGAGGTTAACTTTTCCGATGGAAAGACAAAAGGGCATTTCTGATCCCTTCTGGTCCCTGGGGCTAGGCTGCAGGAGGAGGGGGTGTAAAAAAGTTCACCAGGGCAATGGGGGCTTGTGTTTCCTTGGGGAGGAGAGATGGGAGATTAGTGTCTCCCTGTGTGAATGTCGGAGAGGAATCCCAGCGTCCTGCCGCAGCCTGCCTTGTATAAACATGTACATTTTTTCATAACATTTTGAACAAGGTTTATATtgagtttaaaaaaaagtgtgaTTGAAATTTTTACAGAGTTTAGTGCACCAATGCTGAAGTGAGGGTTGTATGTGAGTGAGGAAGCTGTGTCTCCTGGTCGCCTGCAGTGTTACTGGACGAGGGGGTATGAAAGTGCAGAGTTCTATTTAGTGACAAGTGTAGAGAGGCAAAGTGTAAAATTCCAAATGTATATTTTTCTTATACATCCCTTTAACATACATCCACctgtccttcctctctcccccttgTTGTTAGGAACTCAAAGCCATGCCATGCTCCATGCTACTCCTAAGTGTgtgttccttctcccccccacccaaatcctaTTCCTGCCTCGCCAGCCATAGGAAGGCTGAGCTGGTATGTCTCAGCCTCTTCTTTGGCCCATTGCACCAGCCTTTCTCCTTTCAGTTCATGTGAACTTCCCTTGTTTCTCAGCAGCTGGGAAATGCGTGGAGAACAGGCTGGGGGGCTGAGCTAGTTTCTCTCCGCCCCAATGGAACTGCTTGTCTTGCATCCCCAGCCACAGATTTCTTCAGAGGCTCTCTGTGCACTATCTATACTGATCCACGTGTGTGTCTGCATTGAGAACAGTGGGGCTTGATGTAGGCTGCTTCCAGGAAGGGTTCTTACTAACAAGTCAGCCTAGCATGATGTGTAACAAAACCCCTTAAGATaagcccactttttaaaaatcagtactGCAACTTCATTTTGGATATTTAAATTTTCTTAGAGGaaatgattgggggaggggggaatctgttTGCCTTGTACTTTTCCCACTCTTCTTGCTGCTAGTTCTGTGCACCCCCTAGCCCAGCTCTTAACCTTCTGTCTGGTTTCTCGTTCCAGATAGCGCCAcctcaattttatttttttgttctttcctcTGGCGATTGTGTGTTGGGTCCTTTTTGCGTGAGCAGATTGCTGGATGACTTGTAAGGGTGTTTGCTGCATACAGTGTAAGCATTGTGGCTGCAAATAAACTTCAGTGGTTTCTACTGAGCTGTGTGGAGCCATGCTTGTGTGATATGAACCCATGGCACCAGGGCCATGATCTAGATGCATTTACGGCTGCACACACAGTGACTACCTTCCAGCAAGCCTATTGCAGTCTCAGCTGTACAGAACTCTTGTATATGCTTGTTCAGTCCTGCTCATTTAGGTGGAATGCTGGAGGGAAAGCCCTGTAAAATACATTTTAGGTCTTCAGAGAACAACTGTTTCCCATGCTTTTATGCACCTATTTTGACATAAAAGGAGAATTCAACTTGAGTTGGAGTTCTAGGTCTCTTCCCTTATATTTTAGAATGGCAGATGTTCCCCCCTTTTCATAGACCATAATATGAATCACAAAGCAGGACGCTTAATAGAGTAAGGTACAGATCTTGAAACAGTGGCTGATGTCCAAACTTGAGCTGCTACCATGCAGTTGCTAACTCAAGAACAGGCATGGAGACAGCCATCTTGGGTAGGGGTGTATAGCTTTCTTGAGGTTTATTACTTTGACAGTAGATGAAACAGGAATgctgcttctctcccccacccccatccatttACAGCAGGTTTCTGGAAATGCTAACAGTTCATCCTTTAGTctaagacagtggttcccaaactttttgagtcatggagcacttttcaggagagaaattcatcatggagcagtAATTTTCACCTAACACCtacatactaaaccgaatgacagtagtatttttctttccagtctcttcacagagcactaggagatgttttgcggagcaccaagtgctccttggagcacagtttgggaaccactggtctaagaaGTCAATACTCTTAATACGTGTTAATTTCTTTGGGTGTATGACATAAGAACTTGACTAGTATTCTGATATTATAAAACACTTGGTCACAAACCTCAACTCAGTAAGTCCACATAGATGAGTTCTCTGCTTCAACCCTACAATAACTTTTAGATTGAattatgtttgtatttatttctgaTCGTATGCCAGTTTACTTGGAAACAGATCTCACCGCGTTCTCTGTGAACCAGTGCTCCCTTGTTCTATACTGGATGGCAGATACAGCATTACACATAGGGCTAGCAACAACTCTGTAGTTTTGGGTACATGTAGCATGGTGGTCTTGTTAGACCTCAGTCTCTTTGTATTAGAGCGGCTATGATCAGTGCACAGCTGTTTAAAAGCTCTGCTATTTAACTATTCTGTGTATGTCTGAAAGGGTGCGCGATCCAGCCCAGCTAGAAACATGCTTGCTTGTGACTTTCATTCAGGATGTTTAATGTTGAATTCATTTCCAAAATATTCAGACTCCAGAAGAATCAACCGCATTCTCTCTTAGCCCATTCCCAGCAGAGCCAAGATGTAGTTTATTTTGGCATCTTAAGATGTCCAGCACCAGTTGCAGGGACAGTCACTTGCTCAACCGAAACAAAACCATGATCCCTTTGAGTTTATTTATTGGCCtgtgtctgagatctgacggtGTCACCCAGAGCTAACTTCTTCTTGGGATGAACTAGCTTCCTTGGCCCTGCTGTAAATAACATTGTTGTAGCCCTCTCGATTACGGGCAATTTCGATGGCGAAGAACTGGATTCTGGTGGCTGAAAAGAAAAGTTTCCTTAGGACAGATGTGAGTTTGGTTCTCATGCCAGGTTCCAACAAATTAAATCCCTTTACATTGTTCCCTCCCTTACACACACTAAAGATGAGCAGTGCTACTACATGGGAAAAGGCAGTTCTGGAGCAGTGACTCCTTATAGGGGGAACAGTAGCAAACCCAGAATGAATTCATCAGACTGGTGATTTGAGCTTTTCTAGCCACCCTTCACCTTTCCTAGCAGAATAACTCCCCCAGCAATAACCTCTTACCAAATACAGTGTTCTCTTCCGTGTAACCTTTGCTGCAGTCCAGCCGTAGGAGAGTGCCATAGTTAAAGTCTTCAACTATCCCATCAAACTGTAAGCAGAAGGGGCGCCATTTCTGAACAGAGGAGCAGGGATTAGCTTTCAGCTCCAAGGGAGAACTTCCCCAGCCACAGACGTCCTACCCCCTCCAGCACCCACCTCTTTAGCAGGTTCAGATTTCAGATCCTCAGGATCAAGGACATCAATTTTAAGGTCTTTAAAGTTCTTCCTGAATTCAGTATAAATCTGGTCATCAGCTTTGGTAAGTTTCAGGAACTTGGGATCAACTGCAGAAATGAGCTACAGCAGAATACATAGGCCAAGCAGAGGTAAGAGATGAAATGAAACTTGTAAATAACACACTAGCTGCCTCATGATGGAAGAAACATAGTTTTGTGAACTGAGGGTCTACAGTCAGCAAAAGTCTACTAGGGCGTTAAACTACAAAAAGACTAGCCCCATTTGGTCCTGGAAAGGAAAGTTGAAGGTGAGGTAATGATACTAACAAAAGAAAAATTGAGGTTGCATTCTTGTCAGAGGTGACAGCTTAGAGGAGAAGTTGTCTTTGGATGCTGTGAGCGACGAGGCAACTCTCTGCAAAACTTGTGTCTCCTTGTTCAGAAATTAAGTTCTGCAATTATGAGGTATACCCGCACACTCCAGGAACATGAAGGGGTTTTGCAGCCTAAAGTGGCTGGCTG
This window encodes:
- the PBDC1 gene encoding protein PBDC1 encodes the protein MAARAGGGLSAVDVREAAAALSLPAEAFGNDPAVEMLWAMKAHQHAEVYGNLISAVDPKFLKLTKADDQIYTEFRKNFKDLKIDVLDPEDLKSEPAKEKWRPFCLQFDGIVEDFNYGTLLRLDCSKGYTEENTVFATRIQFFAIEIARNREGYNNVIYSRAKEASSSQEEVSSG